Genomic segment of Athene noctua chromosome 22, bAthNoc1.hap1.1, whole genome shotgun sequence:
TCACGGTGacttaaaataatcttttacaAAGATCTCAAGCTATCTTCCTTACAACCTCTCTAAGCAATTGTGTGTAATAGTCATAGAAAAGTtggggttggaagagaccttaaagatcatctagttccaaccatcttgccacaggcagggacaccttccactagatcaggttcctcaaagccccatccaacctgactttcAACACTTTTAATGATGGGGCATCCTGTCCTGGGcaacctcacagtgaaaaatgtcttccttatatccaatctaattctaccctctttcagtttaaaatcattgccCCTTATCTAATGGTAATAATCAGAATAAGaatagttcctttttttttccttacatatCAACAATCTCTCTAGATGTATGAACTTTACAGTGTGTCCTGATGATCAAAGGTCGAGATTATTTTTATCCTAGAGAAAACTTGGGTAGCTCACTAACTAGGCAAGGGGCCCACTCTCATGGCAATATGTCataaaaaaataaggaacaaTACTGCTTCAAGTATTATAAGATATTAGTTACATTAACAACACTTGTTCTTCAGGAAGTCACGAAAGAATATGCCGGTACATAGCCAGAACATCTGATTCAGTGGTTGTGTCTGTCGGGTAAGTGAGCTCCACCCAGTGCTACACCCAGAATTAGGTAGTTCCGCTGCTTTCTCCCCTtacatcccccccacccctcgaACAACGCCCATTCTGTCCTTACATCTCCTTGGATATAAGGAAAGAAACTGAGCTCTTGTGTAGTCTACCCCTAGGTTGCTGATATGTGTGAGCAAGCATGTGCCATGAAACGACAATGAGAAATACCCAATACAAGCTTATTAATTTACTAAAGGAATATGTATGCCAActattttcaggaaaacaaagggATTCGTTCACTTTGCATCATTATCGCCACAAAAATCATTACCTTTGTTTGGGAATAAGGAATTATAAGATGGCTTCCCCATTTCAGGTTTTAATATTAGACTTACTTAAAATTCTGCATGCTGAAGCAAACCAGAACAGCTTCCCCATCAAAATACAGCGACCATTGATCACGGAGGTTTATTCCAGCATAATTTAAGAGCATGAGGGCTTGAGCAGGGCAGTCCCATCACCCACATGATACAAAGCCACACATTTACACAATTCCTGATCCGAGTGCACCTGCCTGGGATTAAAGTTCACGCCAGCCAGGAAGTTGCAGTCCTCTCACTTGGACTGACCTTGCATATATGTATGAGTCAATCCTGCTTACCCACAAGACCCAACCAAGTTCTGGCTCCTCAGCTTTTTACACTGGGAACACTAATTAATGTATTATTATATACTATTAGAGTGTTGTATATTATTATTAcactttaatataaaaataatattttaataatatatattataaaacaCAATACAGTAAATGTACTGTGGTGACAAAATAGTTTCCTGTAGAcaattctttcatttattttattaattggaACAAGTGAATTACAGAGGAGTGATGTTAAAATACCAATCtctttgtttatttcttcacTAACAACTTACTTTCATATGATGAAAAGCAAGGCAGGCATAACAGTCAGATACCCAGTCAAGTTTGTGGAGTAATTTGATTCCAATGACATAGAAGACTGCTTTGAGACTACATTTTTAACAGCCATGGTTCTTTATTCTCTGTATTCAGAATGGTCTTAAGGCTTTCTGGAGAAgattaataaggaaaaaataaatactacaaaGGTAACAGTGCAGGCATTCTTGTTTAACCGGTCACTATTTGCTGAGGCACactgcttctgcttttcagttttttcaCCATTCTGTGAAATTAATTAAATGGATTCATAAAGTAAACATCCTAATAACCAGGGAACAGAAGTATATCAATATGTTATTTCAGAGTCACTTTGTACGCATCGTGACTTACCCAGACAAGATAGGAAATATGCAATTCATTCTCAAAACCAATTCCTCCCAACTTAATAAAATCCTttactaattaatttttttatgggAGACTTTGTTGGAAATTAAAGTTTCTTCATACCATCAGCTATTTTCCATAAACAAAACATCTTTAAAAGGAAGCAGTGGTCCacgcagttttaaaaaaatatattatctttAGGCTTGTTATTTACTCTTTAAAATCATCCCTCAAACTCCCTAAGTAATAATACTGGGTTTGGTGAGTTTTTGCAAATGCATGGGATGCATTTAATCTGACACATTCAAGCAATTTACAGATAGCTGTATTTGTAATAACGGCTGTCTTTTGGACTTTTCAGGTATCATTTATCTCCTGAGCATAAGTATCCAGCCCAAACTTTGGACTGTCTCACTGCTACTGTACACTTTTTGAAGACTGCGGAAAACTACGGGGTGGATCCTGATCGGATTATTGTTTGTGGGGATAGTGTAGGGGGCACTTATACTGCTAGTGTTTGCCAAGAACTGATAAACAGAAGAGATATCCCAAAGATACGTGCCCAGGTACTGATCTACCCATTTCTCCAATCACTTAACTTTAATCTGCCATCTCACCAGAAAAATGCTTTCACTGCCTTCTTGTCCCAGGAACGTACAGTCCTCTTTATTCTGAAGTACTTGAATAAGGATTGCTCTATGAAGGGAGCTATTTTGGCAGGCTCTCATGTTCCTGAGAGTATTAatttgaaatacaagaaatggATAAATCCAGATCTTATCCCAGAGATATTTAAACTGGACTATAAGCCACCATTACCCGCTTCATTTTCACCCCAAGTCCATGAAGCAACAAAAGAACTGTTTCAGACAAGATTTTCCCCACTGATAGCAGAAGATGCTGTTTTTTGCCACCTACCTGATACTTGTATAATTACCTGTGAGCACGATGTGCTCAGAGATGACGGACTTTTGTACAAGAAACGGTTAGAGGACAACAATGTAAAAGTGACCTGGCACCACATGGAAGAAGGCTTCCACTGTGCACTGGGATTTTTTGGTTatggtattttctcttttccGTCATCAAGTAAAATGGTGAACCACATTGTAAACTTTataaaagcctattaaaatttTTTCTAGAATATAGAGAACTGGTATGCAGATAGAATGTGTTTCAATTAACTATTTATTAGCTATTTATACATTAGCATTTAGGCAAGAAATAATAAGATTAGACTTGTCTGCTGAATTCTGATTCTCAGTTTCTCTTACTTGGGAATATGATGgaatttttgtcttcttttattattattattaattatatttattatttactataacattattttatttctcatatttATTAATTATACCATTAATTGGTATGCTTGTTTTGCTGTTCTCATGTGTAAGCATTTTTGTTCTTATGTCAAAGAATAAAAACTTACCATAGCAAAACATTTTGAAGCATGCAATATATAAGTAACCAGCAATGTGCATAGGCATATCCACATAATACACACAAAATCAGCATAACAGCACAGTTAAAATGTCCCCTCAGTGCCTACGGAGATTGAAGATATTTCCAGTACTTCTGAGATGAGTAGTAATCATCATCATCAGACTTTACTTGGTTGTAAAATCTGAAGGAGGGAATTGGCTGTACTtacaaatctgtttttaaagggAAATGGCTGCCACAGAGGAGAGGTACAGAAATGTGAGCTGTATGAGGTGGCTACCTGTAAGTATCTGAGACCAGCAACACAGATGCAGTGAAGGAGAACTGCACAAACATAACTGAATGTCCTCTAAATTATATTCCATAAAGTTCCTTTCTGAGAAGCACTGGGCTGTATTCAGGGAAGACAGagtgttttttgcctttttgtcaTCAAATAATCAACTTGTTTAGGCAGAATTTAGGAAGAAAGTATGTCAACAGCATGGAAGCcaccaaaataatttctgcaaatatccaaaacacaaaggaaataaaaattatttcagctcatCTTTACTTTATTAGGACAGATCCACCTTTGCTAAACACAGATGGCAAGGTAATTGCCGTTGCATGTCAGAATAGTTGGCCACACAATGCCTAGGAATTGTAAAACGTTTCATCATCGTTATGCAACTACCTTGTACTTGTAATACCTATGCACACACAAGTGTGGAAAGAGGTTAGTACTTATCTTCATTCTCTGCCAGCCAAACTGTGAGTAGGAAGAAAATGGTGGGTTAAATTCTTCACTTGTCACCACTTTAATTAAACACGGCGACAAGTTAGCAGTTACAAATCTCTGGAGCAACAAGTTGGTACTCGTGAATCCTTGTGCTCCAGTCCCTCTCagcaaaatgaaattatgtttcttCATGCTCTGCTGACACAACAGAtattttgtttcatgtttccTATTGCAGGTATTAGCAATTTACTCTTTAAGCAAAGACAGTCTTCCAGGAGTAAACTTGATAAAGTTCCAAATGTTCCACTGTTGGAGGATTATAGGATTTGCCTCGGTTATGCAACCTGATGTGAAATTGGGGACTCATTTTGGTTTCTGATCTCAAGGTGAA
This window contains:
- the LOC141969400 gene encoding arylacetamide deacetylase-like 4 produces the protein METFYALALIAGILVAFVLLVLTATYHDSFKAEIPPDVDQPAKLRLYHYLYTLMEILAKNLESLGIFEEHILIRLVVDGLPACRDSELFIKDLHFDEVPVRIYLPRVPSASKRRGVVFFHGGCGMFGSIRSHERICRYIARTSDSVVVSVGYHLSPEHKYPAQTLDCLTATVHFLKTAENYGVDPDRIIVCGDSVGGTYTASVCQELINRRDIPKIRAQVLIYPFLQSLNFNLPSHQKNAFTAFLSQERTVLFILKYLNKDCSMKGAILAGSHVPESINLKYKKWINPDLIPEIFKLDYKPPLPASFSPQVHEATKELFQTRFSPLIAEDAVFCHLPDTCIITCEHDVLRDDGLLYKKRLEDNNVKVTWHHMEEGFHCALGFFGYGIFSFPSSSKMVNHIVNFIKAY